Below is a genomic region from Castanea sativa cultivar Marrone di Chiusa Pesio chromosome 2, ASM4071231v1.
tgtgtgttttgttttgtgagtCTGAGAGCTTAAGCCCAAGCGTAGTTAGAGCGATCAGGGTTTAGTGGGGGGAAGAAACAAGGGATACGTGTGGGTAGACCGGCGGTCCAGCCTTGTTGCTGTGAACCTgcgctctttttctttttctttttttttttcatttcttttaaaaaaaatttaatacaatgAAATTTCGATTAAACTCTTTCTTATCAAACTAATGACCCGTTTGAATTGAGAAAAAATGAGAGGAAGTATAATAGATTTACCCTAAAATTAATCTATTTTAAGCTAACTCTATTCTACTCTCCTTCACTTTTCCTATTTCTCTACTTTATCCAAACGGGTCATAAGACAACAATGACCcatttggtaatattgttctaataacgttatttaagtgttgtgaaaatagaAATAAGTGttgtgttatttaaataatgaaaactattgtttaaacaacacaatcGAGTAGTCCCCAAATCCTAATTTCTATATACGTATTTAAACATTAGATCTCTTATTCGAGAggcaaatttcatattttttgataaggagatattttattaattgagttaattaaaaTCCATGTGGATggataacaattttttttcttatttttgtctcttggttttttttttttttattatgagaaTGAtagtaaaattttaacttaaaataGTCCCAAATAAAGTCTCAATAGCAGCTATAGAAGTGATAACCactgtagttttttttaatggtttgattttgtaaatttgGTAGTATGGATTggaaagaaaatatacaaagaacTTTGTGCATTATCTAGCCATAGGCCCATTACCCTTGGGCCCAATTTTGAACTGCCAATAGCCCATTACTTAGGAGTCCAATGCACAGCCGGACGGCCAAGGTCTTTTATGGCCTCGGTGCCACCACTGCTCAGTTGTATCTTGAGACACTGGTAGTGACTTGGAGAATGTCGCACCAAGCACTATTTAACACCTAGCGCTAGTTCCAACATCTAAGCTCCTATTACCAAAGTGGGGTCTATATCTGTTGAGAATAACAAAAATGAGCCCCATCCACACGAGTGGCGTCAGAAAGTAATCATCATCGACCTCCTATAGAAAGGCTATAAATAAGGAGAAAGGAGGAGAAAGTGGGGTTGGTCACAAGAGGGCAAAGGACTACAAAAGAGAGATAGCAAGTGAGAAAACCTAAGAGAAAAGAGTGTTCCGCAAGGGGAGATAAACTACCTTTGTGGGTCTAAATCTGTCTTGAGAAACTACCCATTGTAGGAAATCCATAAACccatgataataaataaattgtgaatCCAATCGTGCAATTGGTCCATTAGGCGAGATTTGGCGTGCACAAACTTATACCACACTCGGTCCTTATAATTTGTctaattttccaattttattctcagaatttcaaaaataacaatttggtccttaaataATGTAAATTGATTCTGTGTATTTGACTATCCGTTAGCCTAACACTACTGATGTTTCATCTTATTAGTgacatttatgtttttttttttataaatattttgtgatttaattattatatgcaAGCGATACAAATGATTTATACAAAGTATCACATAATTATCATCAATTTTTGTACGTCAATATCACATCATAATAATGGGACGAAAAAATCATAGTGGCCACTGGCCACCACCAACCTCCTGGGGTTTATCACTTAATCCATttccaaaatttataatttttcagtaAATTAGTATTCACTTCAAAAAGATTTGTATTATAGAAATCTCAatagatcaattttttttttttttttgattgacaCTTCAAAAGGTTTTGTAAGATAAAAATCTCAACAGTGACCATGGAAATAATAACCATCAAAGTTAATACTTTTTATGGTtagaatttataaaaattagtgACATGGATAGGAGGAACAAAAGGTATTAACTTCTAATCACCATGAATTGTCCCTACAACAACCTATAGACTTTGGACCTTACAAATCCAGCTACATGGGATGGGAGCAGCATTTAGAACTTgctctcttttctttatttattttttaaaaataaataatattagtcagttgtttgaaatttttgaaaacataatttagATGATATTTTTAGCAATCTTATCCTGTGTCAGCCTATCAGAATTATAACGGTAACCTCATCATCAATGCACACCAGGCATTCACAACTCCTAGTGACAAAAAAGCAAACACAGTGGAAGAGAATAGACGCGCATTTTGCACCCAAACCAACTTTTGATACATTCACTCTTTTTGGGGTGGGAAATGTGACCCATAAATTTAGATACGGATatgtttgaatagaatttattgctaaaaattaaaaactaaaaacattataataaaataattgtatgaatagtgttgtgagacctatttttgatgaaaaatttcttaaaaagtgaagtttgtaaGACCCGTAAACAGTACACTGTTCACGGAAGAATAGTCAAAAGTTGTGGctcgaaaagaaaaaaaaaaaagagaaaacgcGCAGACGTAAAACGCCTAGACGCAAACGCTGAAACCAAACAGATACATGTTCTAAAATAATGAGTATATTAGTGACAGAAAAAAGCAGAGATGCATGCCATACAAACTTCCAGCCTATGATAGATGAACTGGATTGTCCATGTAGTTTTCCCAAATTGGCCTGCAAACCATTAACCTTAAATTTGGGTCTAATCATAGGCTTGATCTAATCCACCCATCACATTTTCCAATTTAGCAAACAgattattaataacaaaattgacCCATTAGGTACTTCAGTGCACTGGAATCAATACGATATGACACGTGTCCAAATCAAAAATTACTTTCAGAACAAACACTTAAAATTCTAGAAATGACTTCTTATTAAGCATACATAAtgcaaattattattttagttactACCATTGAGGGTGGAAATGCTTCCTTTCAAGGCTATATCAATTGGATTGCTTGCTTTTTAAACCTCCTTTGAAATGTTAAGTTGTACAGGCAAATGAAATTGTAAGAGATGAGATATCAACAGATTATCACAGTATTTCATGGTCAGCAACTACCACTTGCAAGGCATATAACAAGTTCTTAACACTACTAAGGTTATATTTATATCACATAGGCATCAATGGAGGTTATCACATCACATTTCATAACGAAAGCAGTAAATGAATGATCAGATATCATGCATTGTCAGCCATCCTAGTGCTCCATTAAATTactgtatatatataatgttcaCAACAACCAAAGggctcattttcttcttctaaattGATAAATAGAAAGAAGAATAGCCTGAGAGTTTCCGAGGCTTGTATATGAATGATACATTCATTTAGATCATAATGTAATgatacaaaatcaaaataaatattccCTTCTAAGAGTTCGATATGATTGAACAAGCAATTAAATACCCCCTTCTATTTAAAAAACCACAGGGTGCAAGCTTTCAATAAGCCTGCCTGGCTGGATATATTTCTGTAATAGTATGATCATTGAGGAAGAACTGGAGGGGCTATTGCACGGGTATTATATGACTCGCAATGGCAGCATTTCTGCCCAACTATGTGAAAGTAAACTTCAGTGGTATCATTGCAATCATTACACAGTATCCAGACCTGCAAAAAAATACTCTTGCTTTTTAGTGTTTTCCAGCAAAGTTTGCTCAGAGGTAGTAAGAGGTTCTATAAGGATGATATATAGGGATACTCTAGTTATTCAGAACCTAAATATCAGAAAACTAACTGGTGTGCCTTCTCCTTGCAAAGTTTTCAAAGTTTTGAACATTGAAAACATGGGGTGGCCTTTTCAGTTATTACACCTTCCTTCcacctttctttttctatattctTTAGGAATGTGTAGTGTTTGTGCATGCAAATATATTTGCTAGATGAATGCAAATGACAAGCCAGAGAAGGTGCTTAAGGTCTCTGCATGAGCATTTATAAAATTCATGAAATATTGAAATATGGGCAACAAGGAAATGTAGCCCCAAATTATTAGATAAGAACAAGGATGATGAGTAAGCACCTTCTTGTGACGGTAATCCTCAGGCATGGCAGTTGCTTCTATCTGAtaacataataataacaaattagaGTGAAATATCTGTTTACGCAAGATAATTGCTATATAGAAGCACAACCAACATGCCACTGAATCTTCATAAATAGACAAAGATCAAATACTGTATCTGCAAGAATAGCTAAATTGAATAAGTCTACCTCCTCATCTATTCTCTTCCAGATTCTAGACATGTCTATTACTGACTTCGAGCATATGGGACAGCAGAATCTGTGTGGCATGACAAAATCAAGTTAGaacttaaaaaacataaatgttTGGCCTAGTCAACAAATAACACTAAAGCAATAAGAAGTAAAGGTTGCTTACTTGTCACGCTTTACCATCTCTCCATAACATTCGCAATGCATTGTGTGCCCACATTTCATTACAATTGTGTCCTTAAGTGAGTCAAAAAGATACTACAAAAATACCATTATATGTTAGAACATCAAGCCATTCTATTTCAATACACAAATGAAGCACACAGGAAGCAAACCTCATAGCATATTGGACAATGGTGCCGCATGGAGTTCTCCACACACAAATGGTTATCACGCAGACTAACTGAATAGCAAGACCCTATTAATGGAGTAAATATTCTAATCAGGAAAgatataattcaaaagaaaagggaagaaagagggaaaaataACCATATTCATGCATGTCTAACTCATGGAGCatatccttctcaaaaaaaaaaaaaaatctcatggaGCATTCTCAAATTCTTTGGGAAAAGGGGCTCACATAGTCAACTCCGATCAGGAGCAAAAACTGAATGTCAATTTTGAACATGACAAAAGACAATATAGAAAAATACATAGTGCCAAAGATTTTATATGTGAGCACATCCAACATGCAAGCACTGAGTTATGAAACCATAATATATGTGGCATCAGAAACATAGGAACTTTCAATAGCAAAAGGCCCTTATATTAGagcacataaacataaacaggtaaaaattttaaaattatgttcaatattagaaaatataataCAGGACTTATGCTTCTGAGATATATGCTCCAAAAGAACCGGTTTATGCTACACACATTCATTCTTTTGACATCTTAACTTTTTTTCGTGTCTAAAGGTTTTTAACGTCTTACATATTCCCAACCCTTGAAGATgaaacataaatttagacatttATAAAGAAGATCAATCATTAATTATAGTTCTTCCTCATGTATAATATTCTAGAAGATCCATCAGAACTTTGACAGCATATTATATTGTAAAGCATTCAAAGGCTTTTCTATTTACAACTTAGCAAGGCAATCAGGATAACTACATTTCCTTCAAGCAAGACCAGATGGGTGATAAAATGCCTGATAAATTCTGCAAAGTCAAAGAATATCACCATGGACACCCAATTTATGGATCAATCAGCAACATTCCATTTCACCTAAATTTCTTAtgttaaacaaaaaaaggaaccaGAACCCTCCGATCTTATTGTATTGCTCTGGGTTGCACTTGCTGGGTTATCAGCATTCACtggaaattaaaatatgattaaaACTGATAAGCATCCACGTAAAAATGAACGGAcaagcaaaacaaaacacaaaaatggtAACTTCAATTTAATGGaaagacaaacaaaataaagaagaaaaagcaatGTACTGCTTCTGCTTTGTGCAACTAAAGTAACAAAACCAATCAAAATGACAAATTTCTAGTTACTGGGGAGGAAGTGCATACCACACTTGTTGCAATGAAAGAAGTTCTCGCGACCACCAACTCTGATAGAAAGAACAGACTTTAGATCAGTACATCTTTGATATCACCAATTCAATGATAAGTTAAcatctaaaaaaacaaagagacacTAATCATACTATGCTTACTAACCTGCATATCCCACAATCATCACAATGAAACTGCGCTTTCTCAGTCTGAGATTAGTTAAAACAACAGTTTGCATCAATAAAAAGAACAAGTAAACAAACAAGGATATTAAATCTCATTCTAGATTATCTGGacaacaaagttttttttttttttttaggtaaaataaaaacaccaaaaaaagaaaatttattaaatatttcttGGATTTTCCATTTAAATAGTTGAATCTGAGATAGTGAAATTACATCATCATCATAGAATTTGCAGACTTCACAAAAATATTCCCCCATATTTACACCACAGTTGGTACAAACTTTAGCAACCTGGAACAATAAGAGAATATGAACTAAACCAATTAATACATAACATAAAATCAGAACAAGAAAGCTTTTAGCTTTACATCaccttacacacacacacacacacaaaacgcTTACCGGCTGCTCTGTGTCACAAACTGAACAAACAACCTTGAACAACAACAATAGCATCATTAGCAATTCACAACAATGtaaattaatcataaaaattgtttctttttaaaagaaaaaagaaaaagaaacaaacagaTAAAGCAGAATTGCCGTACTTGTTTAACATCGTATCTAACGAGTTCATGCCGGTCAACTGGGTTCCCCAACAGGTTCTAAGAAAccaaaatgcatgaaaattaaGAAAGACCCAGATCAATCGATGTcacaaaaggaaaatatattaatctAAAACAAGATACAAGTCCCAAAAAGCTGTCTTTGTGTATGCGTATGCGTGTAGTAATAACCTAATAATGCATATACCGTGGCCTCGTTGTGACAATGGCGACAGGCATAGATCTCGTTGCAACAAGGAGCTCTAATCATGCATCTCCTTCTATAATGCATGCACCTtaagaagaacaaaacaaaaacagaaacccAGTTAGGAAAAAACATCAGAAACTGAGTGCAATGAATTGAGAAGAGGGAAATAGAGCTGGTTTGTGTGTTAGTGTGTACCCGTAGCCCATCTTCCCAAAACTAGGACGTTCATTGGCTGAGCCTTCCatgtgaaaaagaagagaaatttaCAGAGAGAATGGCTCAAAGACAATGAAGGAAGCGTAGTTTCCTGATTTGGGAAGATGGGGTGGCTCTCTTTTTTTCGGTTGCCTTTGTCTCAATCTTTTTAATGCAAGAGGGCAGCCATCTTTGTTATTAAAGAAAGGAATAGGAGTGACAAtcacccttttttctttttttctgtttttcttttttaaatattattatagtAAGTGAGAATTTagtcaatttactatttaatgaTTAGAAGGTGGGATTAAAGGTCAAACTATGATTAGAGGTTAGAAATTAAAAGTTGGTATATAGTTAATTTACTATAggttaaaattttggtttcCTGATgggtaaaaattattataatcatGTTTACATAAGTGGTTTCACTAGCttatttggtaaaaaattttgttattaaataGTAAGAggcatgtcttttttttttaaataaaaattttactttagcctaatataaatatatatgcgAGCATTGGTGTAAAATTCTTTCTTAAAGACttatattctttaatttgaTTAAACAATCTATACTACTAATAATAGAATTCTCTGTTtgagttttaatattttgtgtACTAAAatattctctcacaaattcttaaactctctaaaatattctttttttttagttaaataattttaaatttaaaaatacaaactagttaaaagagtaatttactatttttttaaaaatttcataagTTTTAGATTCCCAAGATTTAGAGCACCAttactatattatttttaaatattataacattagacctaaaataaaaataaaaaataaaaaagagtctTATTGTACGTGCTTGGCAAGTGTGTAAATAAATAGATTTCACttagttcaacaaaaatttatatcaacTATTCTTATTGTAATTactaaaaaacttttattaaaaaaattaacattatcaaaaaaaattataagaggTATTTGAAtctcaaaaaacaataatttgaaacttaatttatGTTAAATATGGGggataaaatcataaaatcacTCAAGGATATGCATGTATCATAATAACTTGTGAATGATGTCCACTAGGAGAGAGGATAAGGTGGGGTCAGTGGTATGGCAGGAGGTGGAGTGACTTGGAGAGAAAGCGACATGCACCGTGACACCAGCGAATCAAATTCAAAGCAGGAAACCTGAGCCGAGCTTTTAGCAACGAATTCAAGCCTCGTTGTGGGCTTTTTAATGAACGCCTAGTAGTCATAACAACTACATTTATTGAACGCCTAGTAGTCATAACAACTGCATTTATGGAGTAAGGTTTGGATTGATATCAAGTGTAATATCTAGATATTgcatattatataatttttttgaatagttaaaattgataattgtaAAAAGAATGGTTTAAACTCAATCAttgattcaaaaaaattaagaaaaatttgtaAAGAAGTAAAAAGTGAAAGTTAAAAaggtgaaaagtgaaaaaatttatGAGTAAAAATGATGAAGTGCACTTGGTGCATTGGTATTGCATCGGGTCCTAATCCCTGAGGTTTGTATTGAgattgtattcatttttttttttttctatactaatattttgtacttttttttttgtttttatctttttttttgtttggtgtcattttttgttttgtcttttttcttcacttttttttatgataacCATCAACAAATAGAGAGAAAGTTCTTTAATGTGACAAGTTGTGAGACCcacatatttaaattttttatgaaaatgctACTATActcattttcaagaaaaaaaaaacaccaaaaaattgtattaagTTATTGTATTCAATTCTAATATTTTTggatactaaaaataaaaaccgaATACAATATAAAGTCAAACAAGTTTCTTAATGGTGAGTCCCAAAATAActgaaaataaatacaaaaatacactCTTATTTTTTTGCTCAAACCAATCAGGCCTTatatttcctttttcctttttccaacTTTGGTGGGGATGAAAGAATCCCCactaagtttttgaaaattaccACTTTAGTTAAGGGATACAAGGAAGAtaataatgtataaaattttggaatttgcaatgagattattaaaataatatatacacatTCATAGTTGAAACTACTCCCTATTATCTGACTGTGTTTTGCTTttgattataataaaacttggAAGACGATATAAAATCACGTTACCGATAATCATTTACACTCTCTTTGCAATCTGCACCAACTTCCATATGGTTTTCAATAGCATCTGTCCCATATGGTAAAAGGTAAAATTTACTCTGCCCTGTTGTTTATTCAGAAACCTGTTCTTTattacatacacacacaaaaaatatataatttaaaattaaaaactcaaCCAAGCTATTTTACTTCCCGTAGACACTCAAAAATCTCATAAACCAATAATCTGATATGTTAAATTTGGGAATATTACTATTTCTGAAGACTATTTGACCTCACGCCTATTATCAATGAACTCATCACTTGAACACCTACGATGTGAAGAGGGTTATCAAAAcacagagggagagagaatgtATCTAGTATGTTTGataaatataacatccatatTAAGATTCTCATACAACCATAAGGATATTTATATCAGCgcttctataataaaaaaaattatcatattttaGCCAATTAAGCCAAAATTTGGCTATATTAAGCCATGAAAGTTGTCTTAAAATACATTATTATTACAATAATCATGTAAATTTGCacaattattattcattttgtatttagttttttttattctttatttatgtatctcaataattaatgaaaagatTGAGTGGTGGTAATTATATgtgaataaaaagaaacaattttaagaaatcaataaaattttatattttaatgaaatgtaatgtaaaatatataatatgatataaaatgttttaaaaagtaaatatgtaaaataaaattttaaaaaaaatatgttcttatactaaaaaaaaaatgtagctaTAGGTTCAAATGtttttaggaagaaaaaaaaaagagtaaggtTTTATATGTAATGAGATAACTAGGAGATGGTGATATGGGACAAAATGATGGCATATACACATGGGCACATGCCATTTTTGGTACCATTTTTTGTCgctaaaagaaatcaaaacaatttatcaatttaataatttatatttatatctaaTATCTCCCATCTTTACTTACCTTTTCTCTTTACATGACATCACCAGATCTGGAGCTTTCTTAAATAACTATCTTTATGACTTTTAGATAGACTATCCAAATCTTTAATTCGAACAACTCACATAGGTCTGTGCAATGAATGTTAAGATGGACCCTGAGATGTTTACAAGTCACAACCTCCAATCggattctaaataataataataataacaataataataataataataataatgaaaaaaaaaaaaaaaagttgcaaccTCCTGGGGCACTGCTgcttttactattttctcaaaaaaaaaaaaatctaatacaaTTTTATAGAACTTATAACCGGTCAATTTGGATGGAGAGAGAAAAGGGGATCTAAACTGGCCATACAAGAATTTCACGTACAATGAATCCAATGTAATTTCCTACTTTGTTActgatataaaattttattctgcAAAAAAGAATTATCCTCTAAATGCAAAgtgatatatttatatatttatcttCCCTTGAGTTCTATTTTTATAACATGCTGGCACAATAAATTATACTATTAGGTAAAATAGAGGGGGAAGGGCATTTGCGCTATTGTAAGAGAAACattgggctaatttttttttttttgatgggtatGCTAAGATTTGAAATTATAGTATCTGTTtgataataattgttttttattatcatgtTAAGACACTATTTGATTTTGGTACACACATGATTTGAATCTTAATTACTTATTCGATGACAAAAggttttataatttgaattaacTAAAATTCATTGATTAAGATAATTTCAAGGAAGGTGGATAAAGTTATaacttaaatttataatttatttccctataaaaaaaattataatttatgtcATTTACTTATGAATTTGCCCTGGGCAATATTTCTTGTATTTAGTATTTACCAAGTAAGTTGGTTACAAATTCATTAGGCACTCTGGCTTCAAATGTACTATAAAATAGATTCATGCATAATGCATTTCCCATCATAAATTTCCATTAAAATGAATAACCTGTCCATCTATGACAAATAGTTTGGTCATAATATAATGAGTTGGATCTGGTTCGTGGTGAATCCATGTATACAATTAATCAATTGGTCAATGGATTTAACATTTGATTTTAGATGGGTTTCATTCCagaaaaattctcaattttcCAACATTATAGagtcaaaaaagaagaaaccaaaaaaaaagaaaaatttcctctctttttttttgtgtgtggagaTAATACAGACAAAGACATATGGGATAAGAAAAGAGGAAGTGGGAAGACAAGACTTACAACACTAGCACTTACAAAAGAGCCTAATCTTTATAAGTACTAACGAGGCTTATATATAGCACATAAAATCATCCAAATGTATTAAATCATAATATCATATTATACATTAAGTCATTTAAATCCATTAtccatataataaaaaaaagtcatttaaaTCAATCATACGACTAAAGCTATACGTAAATTATCATTTAACTTGACACATAATATGAATCACACGAGCTTTCCTTTAAACTTTTTTGGAcgaaaattttgtttgaattttgttttttttttttttgggttcaaccAAAAGCTtcttataaaaacaaaacaaaggttATAAATTCACATTGCCAGCACAATTCCTTGCTAAAAGGGTAGTTATACTATgcctaaaaaagtaaaaatacacTTGTATATATAGTTGTATTGAAATTGAGCTGCGTAAAGACCCATCCCTACCTTCAAAACTTAACGGAAAAATCGGTTTGTTAACTAAGTATTGACACCACATTACACCCATGCAATGCTCTATTCCAACACAAAGGTataacaaaaacagaaacaaagaTTTCATTTCCATCTCTATCTCTCCCAACAACAAAGGGAGAGAATATatacatactctctctctctctctctctctctctctcctcacaaCTCCATCAACATTTTACACAAAATGGGTTGTGGGGAATCGAAACACGATGTTGTCACCGATAACACCATCCTCCGCAAGAAATCTAATGCCAATTCCATTTCCAAGAACACCAAAGACATAGAAACTGTCACAGAAACACACACCAAAGATAGCACCACAAACTCATCGGTGCAAAAACCGGAGAAGGTGAATAAAGGAGACAATAACAAGGAA
It encodes:
- the LOC142626438 gene encoding E3 ubiquitin-protein ligase MIEL1 — its product is MEGSANERPSFGKMGYGCMHYRRRCMIRAPCCNEIYACRHCHNEATNLLGNPVDRHELVRYDVKQVVCSVCDTEQPVAKVCTNCGVNMGEYFCEVCKFYDDDTEKAQFHCDDCGICRVGGRENFFHCNKCGSCYSVSLRDNHLCVENSMRHHCPICYEYLFDSLKDTIVMKCGHTMHCECYGEMVKRDKFCCPICSKSVIDMSRIWKRIDEEIEATAMPEDYRHKKVWILCNDCNDTTEVYFHIVGQKCCHCESYNTRAIAPPVLPQ